A section of the Hyalangium minutum genome encodes:
- a CDS encoding DEAD/DEAH box helicase — MAPQISIDFHAAQAAHPSLMPFHPVVRRWFAERLGEPSQPQVEGWPLIQAGHDVLIAAPTGSGKTLTAFLAALDGLFRQALEGTLRDQTQVLYVSPLKALGNDVQKNLLQPLEELLTRARAEGYSPQDLRVQVRTGDTSASERAQMIKRPPHILITTPESLYLYLTADRARATLRAVHTVIVDEIHALARDKRGSHFTLSLERLKVLTEVRPQLIGLSATQKPLDRIAGFLTGATLQECKRVEVGHVRPWDLTVEIPDAELSSIASHEMWGQIYDRLVQLTSEHRTTLIFVNTRKMAERVAHDLGERLGKHKVAAHHGSMSREIRLSAEERLKSGQLVAMVATASLELGIDVGNVDLVVQLGTTKAISVLLQRVGRAGHYKGGISKGLLFAMTRDELVECVALLNAVREGELDAVRIPEKPMDVLAQQIVAACACEEWDERALFSVFQRAYPYRDLTWEEYQSVVETLSEGISLRRGRSGVHLHRDRVNHKLKGRRGVRITALTNGGAIPDTFSFSVTAEPEGKIVGQLDEDFAVESSPGDIFLLGSTAWRIQRVTGSTVQVEDAKGAPPTVPFWRGEAPGRTDELSLQVGRLREELLRHDDPAAFLQKQLQVPAPATDALLGYLRLGQKMLGGVIPSHTTVVAERFFDEAGGMQLIIHAPFGSRINRAWGLALRKRFCRSFDFELQAAATEDGLLLSLGEQHSFPLGDIFEFLHPDNVEEVLVQAVLQAPIFGTRFRWNATRSLALNRFSGGKRVAPNLQRARSEDLLAAVFPAQVGCQDNHGGGDIELPGHPLVKQTMEDCLREAMDIDGLREVLRRIKDGRIRLEARDVPEPSVFAHQMINSMPYTFLDDAPAEERRVRNVALRRAMPAEDAAAFGALDAGAIAQVVEDAAPPMRDADELHDALLQLVLLRSSEVPRGLDAPLFAQGRVAWLELPGGRFLVPAERGTAVRALFPEVATQPELPLLEGDKPMERDAAVLQVVRGYMEMLGPTTAGELARLTLLDEGEINIALHALESTGGILRGQFRAPTEPRAPGEPVPLEWCDRRLLQRIHRLTVGRLRKEIEPLSAQDFMRFLFRWHHLEEVDALRGSTGLLKAITLLQGYEAPASAWERFLLPSRMKGYTGELLERACYAGEVAWGRLTVKDARPPPGPRRGAPVEPEAPRPRAPQPTRNASLTFTRRENLDWMLAAARPDAVFSDGGVWLPPDLSAAARDVVNVLEQRGACFFNDLASRARRLPAEVEDALWELVARGLVTADAVQNLRVLQSPAQRRRQKLLQRGGPGRWSLLVPSEPKPADEVLEQRARLFLQRYGIIWRDLAMREALAPSWRELLFIYRRMEARGEVRGGRFVSGFVGEQFALPEAVDMARAVRRQAPSGVRVQLSAVDPLNLTGVVTPGPRVPATVGNVVTWIDGIPQGVDALAEDEDEGPEAPEGEAAAS, encoded by the coding sequence ATGGCTCCGCAGATCTCCATTGATTTCCACGCCGCTCAGGCGGCTCACCCCTCGTTGATGCCCTTCCATCCGGTGGTGCGCCGGTGGTTCGCGGAGCGGCTGGGCGAGCCCTCGCAGCCCCAGGTCGAGGGCTGGCCGCTCATTCAAGCGGGGCATGACGTCCTCATCGCCGCCCCCACCGGCAGCGGTAAGACGCTGACCGCCTTCCTGGCCGCACTCGATGGGTTGTTCCGCCAGGCGCTCGAAGGCACGCTCCGGGACCAGACGCAGGTGCTGTACGTGTCGCCCCTCAAGGCCCTGGGCAACGACGTGCAGAAGAACCTCCTGCAGCCGCTCGAGGAGCTGCTCACCCGGGCCCGTGCCGAGGGCTACTCGCCCCAGGACCTGCGCGTCCAGGTGCGCACCGGTGACACCTCCGCCTCCGAGCGCGCGCAGATGATCAAGCGCCCGCCGCACATCCTCATCACCACGCCGGAGTCGCTCTACCTCTACCTCACCGCCGATCGCGCCCGCGCCACCCTGCGCGCCGTCCACACCGTCATCGTGGACGAGATCCACGCCCTCGCCCGCGACAAGCGCGGCAGCCACTTCACGCTCTCCCTGGAGCGGCTCAAGGTCCTCACCGAGGTGCGCCCTCAGCTCATCGGCCTGTCCGCTACCCAGAAGCCGCTGGACCGGATCGCTGGCTTCCTCACCGGCGCCACCCTCCAAGAGTGCAAGCGCGTCGAAGTGGGCCACGTGCGTCCCTGGGACCTCACCGTCGAGATTCCCGACGCAGAGCTGAGCTCCATCGCCTCGCACGAGATGTGGGGCCAGATCTACGACCGATTGGTGCAGCTGACCTCGGAGCACCGCACCACGCTCATCTTCGTCAACACGCGCAAGATGGCCGAGCGCGTGGCGCATGACCTCGGCGAGCGCCTGGGCAAGCACAAGGTCGCGGCCCACCACGGCAGCATGTCGCGAGAGATTCGCCTCTCCGCCGAGGAGCGGCTCAAGAGCGGCCAGCTCGTGGCGATGGTGGCCACCGCCTCGCTGGAGCTCGGCATCGACGTGGGCAACGTGGACCTCGTGGTCCAGTTGGGCACCACGAAGGCCATCTCCGTGCTGCTCCAGCGCGTGGGCCGCGCCGGCCACTATAAAGGTGGCATCTCCAAGGGCCTCCTCTTCGCGATGACCCGCGACGAGCTGGTCGAGTGCGTCGCGCTGCTCAACGCCGTGCGCGAGGGCGAGCTGGACGCGGTGCGCATCCCCGAGAAGCCCATGGATGTGCTCGCGCAGCAGATCGTCGCCGCCTGCGCCTGCGAGGAGTGGGACGAGCGTGCCCTGTTCTCCGTCTTCCAGCGCGCCTACCCGTACCGGGACCTCACGTGGGAGGAGTACCAGTCCGTAGTGGAGACGCTCTCGGAGGGCATCTCCCTGCGCCGGGGCCGCAGCGGCGTGCACCTGCACCGCGACCGGGTGAACCACAAGCTGAAGGGACGCCGCGGCGTGCGCATCACCGCGCTGACCAATGGCGGTGCCATCCCCGACACCTTCTCCTTCTCCGTCACCGCCGAGCCCGAGGGAAAGATTGTCGGCCAGCTCGACGAGGACTTCGCGGTGGAGTCCTCCCCCGGCGACATCTTCCTGCTGGGCTCCACGGCGTGGCGCATCCAGCGCGTGACGGGCAGCACCGTGCAGGTGGAGGACGCGAAGGGCGCTCCCCCCACGGTGCCCTTCTGGCGCGGCGAGGCCCCTGGCCGCACCGACGAGCTGTCCCTCCAGGTGGGCCGCCTGCGCGAGGAGTTGCTGCGGCACGATGACCCCGCAGCCTTCCTCCAGAAGCAGCTGCAGGTGCCCGCCCCCGCGACGGACGCGCTGCTGGGCTACCTGCGCCTGGGACAGAAGATGCTAGGCGGCGTGATTCCCAGCCACACCACCGTGGTGGCCGAGCGCTTCTTCGACGAGGCGGGCGGCATGCAGCTCATCATCCACGCGCCCTTCGGTAGCCGCATCAACCGCGCGTGGGGCCTGGCCCTGCGCAAGCGCTTCTGCCGCTCCTTCGACTTCGAGCTGCAGGCCGCTGCCACCGAGGACGGTCTCCTGCTCTCCCTGGGCGAGCAGCACTCCTTCCCGCTGGGCGACATCTTCGAGTTCCTCCACCCGGACAACGTGGAGGAGGTGCTGGTGCAGGCCGTGCTCCAGGCCCCCATCTTTGGCACCCGCTTCCGGTGGAATGCGACGCGCTCGCTGGCGCTCAACCGCTTCTCCGGCGGCAAGCGCGTGGCCCCCAACCTCCAGCGCGCCCGGAGTGAGGACCTGCTGGCCGCCGTCTTCCCCGCGCAGGTGGGCTGCCAGGACAACCACGGCGGTGGCGACATCGAGCTGCCGGGCCATCCGCTGGTGAAGCAGACAATGGAGGACTGTCTGCGCGAGGCCATGGACATCGACGGCCTGCGCGAGGTGCTCCGCCGCATCAAGGATGGGCGCATCCGCCTGGAGGCCCGTGATGTGCCGGAGCCCAGCGTCTTCGCCCACCAGATGATCAACAGCATGCCGTACACCTTCCTGGACGACGCGCCAGCGGAGGAGCGGCGGGTGCGCAATGTGGCGCTGCGCCGGGCCATGCCCGCCGAGGATGCGGCGGCCTTCGGGGCGCTCGACGCCGGAGCCATCGCCCAGGTGGTGGAGGACGCGGCGCCCCCCATGCGCGACGCGGACGAGCTGCACGATGCGCTGCTGCAGTTGGTGCTGCTGCGGTCCTCGGAAGTGCCTCGGGGGCTGGATGCGCCGCTCTTCGCGCAGGGCCGTGTGGCGTGGCTGGAGCTTCCGGGCGGACGCTTCCTGGTCCCCGCCGAGCGTGGCACTGCCGTCCGGGCGCTTTTCCCCGAGGTGGCGACTCAGCCGGAGCTGCCGCTGCTGGAGGGCGACAAGCCCATGGAGCGGGACGCGGCGGTGCTCCAGGTGGTGCGCGGGTATATGGAGATGCTCGGGCCCACCACCGCGGGCGAGCTCGCGCGGCTGACGCTGCTGGACGAGGGGGAGATCAACATCGCCCTGCACGCCCTCGAGAGCACGGGCGGTATCCTGCGCGGCCAGTTCCGCGCGCCCACCGAGCCTCGTGCCCCGGGCGAGCCCGTGCCCCTGGAGTGGTGCGATCGGCGCCTGCTCCAGCGCATCCACCGGCTCACCGTGGGCCGGCTGCGCAAGGAGATCGAGCCGCTCAGCGCACAGGACTTCATGCGCTTCCTCTTCCGGTGGCACCACCTGGAGGAGGTGGACGCACTGCGAGGCTCCACCGGCCTGCTCAAGGCCATCACCCTGCTGCAGGGCTATGAGGCGCCCGCCTCGGCGTGGGAGCGCTTCCTGCTGCCCTCGCGCATGAAGGGCTACACGGGCGAGCTGTTGGAGCGCGCCTGCTACGCCGGTGAGGTCGCCTGGGGACGGCTGACGGTGAAGGACGCGCGTCCGCCGCCGGGGCCTCGCCGGGGCGCTCCCGTGGAGCCGGAGGCCCCGCGTCCCCGTGCGCCTCAGCCCACGCGCAACGCGAGCCTCACCTTCACCCGCCGAGAGAACCTCGACTGGATGCTGGCTGCCGCCCGGCCGGACGCGGTGTTCTCGGACGGGGGCGTGTGGCTGCCGCCGGACCTGTCCGCCGCCGCGAGGGACGTGGTGAACGTGCTGGAGCAGCGCGGGGCGTGCTTCTTCAATGATCTCGCGTCTCGCGCCCGCCGGCTGCCCGCCGAGGTGGAGGATGCGCTCTGGGAGCTGGTGGCTCGGGGGCTCGTCACCGCGGACGCGGTGCAGAACCTGCGGGTGCTTCAGAGTCCGGCCCAGCGCCGCCGCCAGAAGCTGCTGCAGCGCGGCGGTCCGGGGCGCTGGAGCCTGCTGGTTCCCTCCGAGCCGAAGCCTGCCGACGAGGTGCTCGAGCAGCGCGCGCGCCTGTTCCTCCAGCGCTACGGCATCATCTGGAGAGACCTGGCGATGCGCGAGGCACTGGCGCCCAGCTGGCGCGAGCTGCTGTTCATCTACCGCCGCATGGAGGCGCGCGGAGAGGTGCGCGGCGGGCGCTTCGTCTCGGGCTTCGTGGGCGAGCAGTTCGCGCTCCCCGAGGCGGTGGACATGGCGCGGGCGGTGCGGCGCCAGGCGCCCTCGGGTGTGCGGGTGCAGTTGTCGGCGGTGGATCCGCTCAACCTCACGGGCGTGGTGACGCCAGGGCCGCGCGTGCCCGCCACGGTGGGAAACGTTGTCACCTGGATAGATGGCATTCCCCAGGGCGTCGACGCGCTCGCCGAGGACGAGGACGAGGGGCCCGAGGCTCCCGAGGGCGAAGCGGCCGCGAGCTGA
- a CDS encoding S8 family peptidase, giving the protein MRRLLILGLLLLTGCPEDTGEEPLPTDEGRVQGKLTPFLGSSSVGSTASRPALLQGQGAAELSRALQRARAQQQRLKQQKASLDVSQPDFPVIPTPPGPPPLKRLPAGDPTIIGDVIVRFEQAGVSAQRALEQVQVPGYRVTHKGYSSEYLHLVGFEALDGHALTVEETGQLVSQLAQVPGVRFTEKNLRMYPFRTPNDKVYSLQWHYSALNLPAAWDVSTGGSTVTVAVLDTGIVSHPDLTPRIVAGYDMVSDVSNAGDGNGRDSDPTDMGGDEPGGGSSWHGSHVAGTIGAATDNTSGVAGVTWTARIMPVRVLGKQGGTSADIAAAMTWATGGSVPGLPANPTPAKVVNMSLGGASAPSRTYQDVIDARVPAGAIFVIAAGNENTDAANSTPCNQQNVICVGSTNFAGKRSSFSNYGAPVDVMAAGGEMREDLNGDGYADGVLSTALDDNKQPAYVFNQGTSMATPHVSGVVALMAAVSADQGQNLTMAQAENILKATASPSSQCSQGCGAGLVNAQAALKALSGNPNDPPKLGVTTSLLSFRNGGTQQVLLSNLGGGSLKVTLAKSGTQASAVTLSTTTVTIPAFRTQTLDVGVNTGGLANGDYSATLTLTGTDANSNAAVGTATVAVKIRVGLAEDQDAFIAFAYQNSLGEWKVDDNAVAVVEASTGYQYSIKLSARTYYTLATIDDDNDGEFFEDGERTGFWRNVDDFEPIPLAAQQTITGISYDLVPLAPIDDSPALVVGSPCTSNADCPDGGRCVLSYPGGYCTRDCNTQSCPAGSKCYVVDQASDARVCIQSCSGPSLGQSNCRTSYVCYDDSAGGGQCLPNCNAYNICGSTPACRANGYCQ; this is encoded by the coding sequence ATGCGCCGTCTGCTCATCCTGGGGTTGTTGTTACTCACGGGCTGTCCTGAAGACACGGGCGAAGAGCCGCTTCCGACCGACGAGGGTCGCGTCCAGGGCAAGCTGACTCCATTCCTGGGCTCCAGCTCCGTGGGCTCCACGGCGTCGCGCCCGGCCCTGCTCCAAGGCCAAGGGGCCGCCGAGCTCTCCCGAGCTCTCCAGCGTGCACGCGCGCAGCAGCAGCGGCTGAAGCAGCAGAAGGCCTCGCTGGATGTCTCGCAGCCGGACTTCCCGGTCATCCCGACGCCTCCGGGGCCTCCGCCGCTCAAGCGGCTGCCTGCGGGGGATCCCACCATCATCGGTGACGTCATCGTCCGCTTCGAGCAGGCGGGGGTGAGCGCGCAGCGGGCCCTGGAGCAGGTCCAGGTGCCCGGCTACCGAGTGACGCACAAGGGCTACTCCAGCGAGTACCTGCACCTGGTGGGCTTCGAGGCGCTCGATGGCCACGCGCTCACGGTGGAGGAGACGGGCCAGCTGGTGTCGCAGCTGGCGCAGGTGCCCGGCGTGCGCTTCACCGAGAAGAACCTGCGCATGTACCCGTTCCGCACGCCGAACGACAAGGTGTACTCGCTGCAGTGGCATTACTCGGCGCTGAACCTCCCGGCCGCCTGGGACGTGAGCACGGGCGGCAGCACCGTGACGGTGGCCGTGCTCGACACGGGCATCGTCTCCCACCCGGACCTCACCCCGCGCATCGTCGCGGGCTACGACATGGTCAGCGACGTGTCCAACGCGGGGGATGGGAACGGCCGTGACTCGGATCCCACCGACATGGGCGGCGACGAGCCGGGGGGTGGCTCCTCGTGGCACGGCTCGCACGTGGCGGGCACCATCGGCGCGGCCACGGACAACACCAGCGGCGTGGCGGGCGTTACTTGGACGGCGCGCATCATGCCGGTGCGCGTGCTGGGCAAGCAGGGTGGAACCAGCGCGGACATCGCCGCTGCCATGACGTGGGCCACGGGCGGCAGCGTGCCGGGCTTGCCGGCCAACCCCACGCCCGCCAAGGTCGTCAACATGAGCCTCGGCGGCGCCTCGGCTCCGTCGCGGACGTACCAGGATGTCATCGACGCGCGCGTGCCGGCCGGGGCCATCTTCGTCATCGCCGCGGGCAACGAGAACACGGACGCGGCCAACTCCACGCCGTGCAACCAGCAGAACGTCATCTGCGTGGGCTCGACGAACTTCGCGGGCAAGCGCAGCAGCTTCTCCAACTACGGCGCGCCGGTGGATGTGATGGCGGCGGGCGGCGAGATGCGCGAGGACCTCAACGGCGACGGGTACGCGGACGGCGTGCTCTCCACCGCGCTGGATGACAACAAGCAGCCGGCCTACGTCTTCAACCAGGGCACCAGCATGGCCACGCCGCACGTGTCGGGTGTGGTGGCGCTGATGGCCGCCGTGAGCGCTGACCAGGGCCAGAACCTGACGATGGCGCAGGCGGAGAACATCTTGAAGGCCACGGCCAGCCCCAGCAGCCAGTGCTCCCAGGGCTGTGGCGCGGGCCTGGTGAACGCGCAGGCGGCGCTCAAGGCGCTGAGTGGCAACCCCAACGACCCGCCGAAGCTGGGCGTCACCACCTCGCTGCTGTCCTTCCGCAACGGTGGCACGCAGCAGGTGCTCCTCTCCAACCTGGGCGGAGGTTCTCTGAAGGTGACGCTGGCGAAGTCGGGGACTCAGGCCTCCGCGGTGACGCTCTCTACCACCACCGTGACCATCCCTGCCTTCCGCACCCAAACGCTGGACGTGGGCGTGAACACGGGGGGGCTCGCCAACGGGGACTACTCGGCGACGCTCACCCTCACGGGGACGGATGCGAACTCGAACGCGGCCGTGGGCACGGCGACGGTGGCGGTGAAGATCCGCGTGGGCCTGGCGGAGGATCAGGACGCGTTCATCGCGTTCGCGTACCAGAACTCGCTCGGCGAGTGGAAGGTGGACGACAATGCGGTCGCGGTCGTCGAGGCGTCGACGGGCTACCAGTACAGCATCAAGTTGTCGGCGAGGACGTACTACACGCTCGCGACGATCGACGACGACAACGACGGCGAGTTCTTCGAGGACGGCGAGCGCACGGGCTTCTGGCGGAACGTGGACGACTTCGAGCCCATCCCGCTGGCGGCGCAGCAGACGATCACGGGCATCAGCTATGACTTGGTGCCGCTGGCCCCCATCGACGACTCGCCCGCGCTGGTGGTGGGCAGCCCCTGCACGAGCAACGCGGACTGCCCGGATGGCGGCCGGTGCGTGCTGAGCTACCCCGGCGGCTACTGCACGCGCGACTGCAACACGCAGTCCTGCCCCGCGGGCTCCAAGTGCTACGTCGTGGACCAGGCCTCCGACGCCCGGGTCTGCATCCAGAGTTGCTCGGGGCCGAGCCTGGGACAGAGCAACTGCCGCACCAGCTACGTCTGCTACGACGATTCGGCGGGGGGCGGACAGTGCCTGCCGAACTGCAACGCCTACAACATCTGCGGCTCCACCCCCGCGTGCCGGGCCAACGGCTACTGCCAGTAG
- a CDS encoding sensor histidine kinase, with the protein MPVSMSIRTKVLLFAGVAFGLVAAAGIVLHRNASSAQELRARIAVVDQQLRLYSGMQPQAWNYLAHLLQAGRLGMDSRALLRDYEQLLNENLLNLQEGLREEQQWKDTPGNARQSQLIENLIDAQRQWARGVEVVLRPVTLPANSSNSAWWELFSTYEQGVRPHLDNAAAAQRERKQLLQAQMDEHLENEQVLSGVLPLLVGLVLGPLAAFLLAPLLRELRELHTTAERIRQGDFSAELPAERQDELGSLAHALNRMAQELRDSLREKERMLQAQAEAAERERREEAEIAARDLHRYNAALEHMVRARTGELENANIQLASSLRQLQSMQAQLIFNDRLASMGKLAAGVGHEINNPLAYVISNLNFLHKELNRTQGAPSQEDFQELLTAVTDAKEGAERVRVIVQDLKTLSRPDDAQNGRADLKTVVHAAVKIASHEIRRRARLVAELGEDVPPVQGNASRLGQVFLNLLINAAHAIPEGQVEENEIRVSTRQDTPEFIVVEIRDTGCGIPPENLDRIFDPFFTTKPVGEGTGLGLAMVHSIITTLGGTITVESEVDRGTTFRLNLPAAKALT; encoded by the coding sequence ATGCCTGTCTCCATGTCGATCCGCACCAAGGTCCTGCTGTTCGCGGGGGTGGCGTTCGGTCTCGTGGCCGCCGCGGGGATCGTGCTGCACCGCAATGCCTCGAGCGCGCAGGAGCTCCGCGCGCGCATCGCGGTGGTGGATCAGCAACTGCGCCTCTATTCCGGGATGCAGCCCCAGGCATGGAACTATCTGGCACACCTGCTCCAGGCGGGACGTCTGGGAATGGACTCGCGCGCACTGCTCCGGGACTACGAGCAACTGCTCAACGAGAACCTTCTCAACCTGCAGGAGGGCCTGCGCGAGGAGCAGCAGTGGAAAGACACTCCAGGCAATGCCCGTCAATCCCAGCTCATCGAGAACCTCATTGACGCCCAGCGCCAATGGGCCCGAGGCGTAGAGGTGGTGCTCCGGCCGGTGACGCTCCCCGCCAACTCCTCCAACAGCGCCTGGTGGGAGCTGTTCTCCACCTATGAGCAAGGGGTGAGGCCTCACCTCGACAACGCCGCAGCCGCCCAGCGGGAGCGGAAGCAGCTGCTCCAGGCCCAGATGGACGAGCACCTCGAGAATGAGCAGGTGCTGAGTGGCGTCCTGCCGCTTTTGGTGGGCCTGGTGCTAGGCCCGCTGGCCGCGTTCCTCCTGGCGCCCCTGCTGCGTGAGTTGCGCGAGCTGCACACCACCGCCGAGCGCATCCGCCAGGGAGATTTCTCCGCCGAGCTCCCCGCCGAGCGCCAGGACGAGCTGGGCTCGCTCGCGCACGCCCTCAACCGGATGGCGCAGGAGCTGAGGGATTCCCTGCGCGAGAAGGAGCGCATGCTCCAGGCCCAGGCCGAGGCCGCTGAGCGCGAGCGCCGCGAGGAGGCCGAGATCGCCGCGAGAGACCTTCACCGCTACAACGCGGCCCTGGAGCACATGGTGCGCGCGCGCACCGGAGAGCTCGAGAACGCCAACATCCAGTTGGCCTCCAGCCTGCGGCAGCTCCAGAGCATGCAGGCGCAGCTCATCTTCAATGACCGCCTGGCCTCCATGGGCAAGCTGGCCGCGGGCGTGGGCCACGAGATCAACAACCCGCTGGCCTACGTCATCAGCAACCTCAACTTCCTCCACAAGGAGCTGAACCGCACCCAAGGGGCTCCCTCGCAGGAGGACTTCCAGGAGCTGCTGACGGCCGTCACGGATGCCAAGGAGGGCGCCGAGCGTGTGCGCGTCATCGTCCAGGATCTCAAGACGCTCTCGCGCCCGGACGACGCCCAGAACGGACGGGCGGACCTGAAGACCGTGGTGCACGCCGCGGTGAAGATTGCCTCACACGAGATCCGCCGCCGCGCCCGCCTCGTGGCGGAGCTGGGCGAGGACGTGCCCCCCGTGCAGGGCAATGCCTCGCGCCTGGGCCAGGTGTTCCTCAACCTGCTCATCAACGCCGCCCATGCCATTCCCGAGGGGCAGGTGGAGGAGAACGAGATCCGCGTCTCCACCCGGCAGGACACGCCCGAGTTCATCGTGGTGGAGATCCGCGACACCGGGTGCGGAATTCCTCCAGAGAACCTGGACCGCATCTTCGATCCGTTCTTCACCACGAAGCCCGTGGGCGAGGGCACCGGCCTGGGACTCGCCATGGTCCACAGCATCATCACCACGCTCGGCGGCACCATCACGGTGGAGAGCGAGGTGGACCGGGGCACCACGTTCCGCCTCAACCTCCCCGCCGCCAAGGCGTTGACCTGA
- a CDS encoding biliverdin-producing heme oxygenase, with product MHHLLGALHTEPRNLLQRLKAETRPHHERAERTVRLMDPGLTLEHYRHHLEALYGFYGPLEARLARQLSGLVPELRASERWKLPLLARDLRSLGHDAASLASLPQATWLPPLTGLPEALGGFYVLEGATLGGQLILRHLRRHFEGIPAGEFAFFRAYDEDVGPMWKAFGEAVTRASEAAASEDFDSRAVQSAKDTFDAFGRWLQKEASEATLEP from the coding sequence TTGCATCATCTTCTGGGGGCTTTGCACACCGAGCCGCGAAATCTTCTCCAGCGTCTCAAGGCCGAGACGCGTCCCCACCACGAGCGCGCGGAGCGCACCGTCCGCTTGATGGACCCCGGCCTCACCCTCGAGCACTACCGCCACCACCTGGAGGCGCTCTACGGCTTCTATGGCCCGCTCGAAGCCCGGCTGGCTCGACAGCTCTCCGGCCTCGTCCCTGAGTTGCGCGCCTCTGAGCGGTGGAAGCTCCCGCTGCTCGCGAGAGACCTGCGCTCGCTGGGGCATGACGCAGCATCCCTCGCGAGCCTGCCCCAGGCCACCTGGCTGCCGCCGCTCACGGGCCTGCCCGAGGCACTCGGCGGCTTCTACGTCCTGGAGGGGGCCACGCTCGGGGGCCAGCTCATCCTCCGCCACCTTCGGCGCCACTTCGAGGGCATCCCCGCGGGCGAGTTCGCCTTCTTCCGCGCCTATGACGAGGACGTGGGCCCCATGTGGAAGGCCTTCGGCGAGGCCGTCACCCGCGCCTCCGAGGCTGCTGCCTCCGAGGACTTCGACTCACGCGCCGTTCAGTCCGCCAAGGACACCTTCGATGCCTTCGGACGCTGGCTCCAGAAGGAGGCCTCGGAGGCCACGCTGGAGCCTTGA
- a CDS encoding DUF420 domain-containing protein, which yields MSTASQAPTSRVSDRTFYVFTGVVSAAALALLAWLLLIRRGGAEGVDLRFMPAVNASLNALAASLLVAGWVAIRKGARRLHQYLMVSTFAASSLFLVGYLAYHYVHGDTKYAGTGAMKAVYLLILATHVLLSMPVLPLALTAFYFAWKQDFRRHRKVTRWLAPIWIYVSVTGVVVFFMLRGSLPASP from the coding sequence ATGTCGACCGCGAGCCAAGCCCCTACATCCCGTGTGAGTGATCGAACCTTCTACGTCTTCACGGGCGTTGTGTCGGCGGCGGCCCTGGCATTGCTGGCGTGGCTGCTGCTGATCCGGCGCGGGGGCGCGGAGGGCGTGGATCTGCGGTTCATGCCCGCGGTGAACGCGAGCCTGAACGCGCTGGCGGCGAGCCTGTTGGTGGCCGGGTGGGTGGCCATCAGGAAGGGCGCGCGGCGGCTGCACCAGTACCTGATGGTGTCCACGTTCGCGGCGTCATCGCTGTTCCTGGTGGGGTACCTGGCGTACCACTACGTGCACGGGGACACGAAGTACGCGGGGACGGGGGCAATGAAGGCGGTGTACCTGCTCATCCTCGCCACGCACGTGCTGCTGTCCATGCCGGTGCTGCCGCTGGCACTGACGGCCTTCTACTTCGCGTGGAAGCAGGACTTCCGGCGGCACCGCAAGGTGACGCGGTGGCTGGCGCCCATCTGGATCTACGTCTCGGTGACGGGCGTGGTGGTGTTCTTCATGCTGCGTGGCAGCCTGCCGGCCTCGCCGTAG